One window from the genome of Brachyspira sp. SAP_772 encodes:
- a CDS encoding cyclophilin-like fold protein, which translates to MYKIKFIIITFLFIFSLCNAQNNNNTKIKITINNQVLEGVIYDTELSKEIMNIFPLTVSMIGYANREYYGSIDYRPKNITKGQFNFQNGDITYCARNNSLAIFYSQSDNPNLTMEVIPIGKITSDLKVFHNLYNNGQRRVNITFSLEN; encoded by the coding sequence ATGTATAAAATAAAATTTATAATAATTACATTCCTATTTATATTTAGTTTATGTAATGCCCAAAACAATAATAATACAAAAATAAAAATTACTATAAATAATCAAGTATTGGAAGGCGTTATATACGACACAGAATTATCAAAAGAGATAATGAATATATTTCCGCTTACAGTTTCTATGATAGGTTATGCAAACAGAGAATACTACGGTTCAATAGACTATAGACCAAAAAACATAACAAAAGGACAATTCAATTTTCAAAATGGAGATATAACATACTGTGCTAGAAATAATTCATTAGCAATATTTTATTCTCAGTCAGATAATCCTAATCTTACTATGGAAGTTATACCTATTGGTAAGATTACATCAGATTTAAAAGTTTTTCATAATTTATATAACAAYGGACAAAGAAGAGTTAATATAACTTTCAGTTTAGAAAATTAA